One window from the genome of Ovis canadensis isolate MfBH-ARS-UI-01 breed Bighorn chromosome 21, ARS-UI_OviCan_v2, whole genome shotgun sequence encodes:
- the EML3 gene encoding echinoderm microtubule-associated protein-like 3 isoform X1, producing the protein MDGAGGPGEGPAQEALQSLSRRLQVQEKEMELVKAALAEALRLLRLQAPPTSLQDPGTLGPPRDSSPAAPPGLPPTCSPSLVSRGTQTEAEMEVEASPGPPGLSNGPPAPPGGSEEPSGTQSEGGGSSSSGTGSPGPPGILRLAQPPQRIDAPRRNSSSSSPSERPRQKLSRKAASSANLLLRSGSTESRGGKDSLSSPGGPGSRRSNYNLEGISVKMFLRGRPITMYIPSGIRSVEELPSGPPPETLSLDWVYGYRGRDSRSNLFVLRSGEVVYFIACVVVLYRPGGGPGGPGGGGQRHYRGHTDCVRCLAVHPDGVRVASGQTAGVDKDGKPLQPVVHVWDSETLLKLQEIGLGAFERGVGALAFSVADQGAFLCVVDDSNEHMLSVWDCSRGTKLAEIKSTNDSVLAVGFNPRDSSSIVTSGKSHVHFWNWNGGTGVPGNGMLTRKQGVFGKYKKPKFISCFVFLPDGDILTGDSEGNILTWGRSLSDSRTPGRGGAKETYGIVAQVHAHEGSIFALCLRRDGTVLSGGGRDRRLVQWGPGLVALQEAEIPEHFGAVRAIAEGPGSELLVGTTKNALLRGDLAQGFSPVIQGHTDELWGLCTHPFQNRFLTCGHDRQLCLWDGEGHALAWSIDLKETGLCADFHPSGAVVAVGLNTGRWLVLDTETREIVSDITDGNEQLSVVRYSPDGLYLAIGSHDNMIYIYSVSSDGAKSSRFGRCVGHSSFITHLDWSKDGNFIMSNSGDYEILYWDVAGGCKLLRNRYESRDREWATYTCVLGFHVYGVWPDGSDGTDINSLCRSHNERVVAVADDFCKVHLFQYPCAHAKAPSLVYGGHGSHVTSVRFTHDDSHLISLGGKDASIFQWRVLGAGGTGPVPTTPSRTPSLSPASSLDV; encoded by the exons ATGGACGGGGCCGGGGGGCCCG GTGAGGGCCCGGCTCAGGAGGCCCTGCAGTCCTTGAGCCGGCGGCTTCAggtgcaggagaaggagatggagcTGGTGAAGGCAGCCTTGGCAGAAGCTCTTCGCCTGCTGCGGCTGCAggcaccccccacctccctgcagGACCCTGGCACCCTGGGCCCTCCAAGGGACAG CAGCCCCGCAGCCCCCCCAGGACTGCCACCCACATGCAGCCCCTCCTTGGTGAGCCGAGGCACCCAGACGGAAGCAGAGATGGAGGTGGAAGCATCCCCTGGACCCCCCGGGCTGAGCAAcgggcccccagcccctccgGGGGGCAGTGAAGAACCTAGCGGGACCCAGTCTGAAGGagggggcagcagcagcagtggcacaggctcccccggccccccAGGGATCCTCAGGCTGGCTCAGCCCCCGCAGCGAATTGACGC GCCACGGAGAAATTCTTCCTCCTCGTCGCCCTCAGAACGGCCTCGCCAGAAACTCTCCCGGAAGGCAGCTTCCTCGGCCAACCTGTTGTTGCGGTCAGGGAGCACAGAGAG CCGTGGGGGAAAAGACTCCCTCTCCAGCCCTGGCGGTCCTGGCTCTCGGAGGAGCAATTACAATTTAG AAGGCATCTCAGTGAAGATGTTCCTCCGAGGCCGCCCCATTACCATGTACATCCCGTCTGGCATCCGCAGTGTGGAGGAGCTGCCCAGCGGCCCACCCCCGGAGACCCTCAGCCTTGACTGGGT GTATGGGTACCGGGGTCGTGACTCCCGCTCTAATCTGTTTGTGCTGCGCTCTGGGGAGGTGGTCTACTTTATCGCCTGTGTGGTGGTGCTGTACCGACCCGGGGGGGGCCCCGGGGGCCCTGGAGGTGGTGGTCAGAGGCATTACCGGGGGCACACAGACTGTGTTCGATG CCTGGCTGTTCACCCTGATGGTGTGCGTGTAGCCTCAGGACAGACAGCCGGCGTGGATAAAGATGGAAAG CCCCTGCAGCCTGTGGTTCACGTCTGGGACTCCGAGACGCTGCTGAAGCTGCAGGAGATTGGACTGGGGGCCTTCGAGCGGGGTGTGGGGGCCCTGGCCTTTTCAGTTGCG GATCAGGGCGCTTTCCTCTGTGTGGTGGATGATTCCAACGAGCACATGCTGTCGGTGTGGGACTGCAGCCGGGGCACGAAGCTGGCTGAGATCAAG AGTACAAACGACTCAGTCCTCGCCGTTGGCTTCAACCCTCGTGACAGCAGCAGCATCGTCACCAGTGGGAAATCCCACGTCCACTTCTGGAACTGGAATGGTGGAACAGGGGTTCCTGGGAACGGGATGCTCACCAGGAAACAGGGTGTCTTTGGG AAATACAAGAAGCCCAAGTTTATCTCCTGCTTTGTGTTCCTCCCCGATGGAGACATTCTCACTGGGGACTCAGAGGGGAACATCCTCACCTGGGGGCGGAGCCTCTCCGATTCCAGGACcccaggcaggggtggggccAAAG AGACCTATGGGATTGTGGCCCAGGTCCACGCTCATGAAGGTTCCATCTTCGCCCTGTGTCTCCGGCGGGACGGGACTGTGCTGAGTGGTGGTGGGCGGGACCGCCGGCTGGTCCAGTGGGGGCCCGGGTTGGTGGCCCTTCAGGAGGCGGAG ATTCCTGAACACTTTGGGGCCGTGCGGGCCATTGCAGAGGGGCCTGGCTCTGAGCTGCTGGTGGGCACCACGAAGAATGCGTTGCTGCGGGGAGATCTGGCCCAGGGCTTCTCCCCTGTAATCCAG GGTCACACGGATGAGCTCTGGGGGCTCTGCACACATCCCTTCCAGAACCGTTTCCTCACCTGTGGCCATGACCGGCAGCTCTGCCTCTGGGACGGGGAGGGCCATGCCCTGGCCTGGAGCATCGACCTCAAG gaGACTGGTCTCTGTGCTGACTTCCACCCCAGTGGGGCAGTTGTGGCCGTAGGACTGAAcacagggag GTGGCTGGTTTTGGATACAGAGACCAGAGAGATTGTGTCTGACATCACCGATGGCAATGAGCAGCTATCAGTGGTCCGGTACAGCCCAG ATGGGTTGTACCTGGCCATCGGTTCCCATGACAACATGATCTACATCTATAGCGTTTCCAGTGATGGTGCCAAGTCCAGCCGTTTTGGCCGCTGTGTG GGTCACTCCAGCTTCATCACTCACCTTGACTGGTCCAAGGATGGGAACTTCATCATGTCCAATTCTGGGGACTATGAGATCCTTTACT GGGATGTGGCTGGAGGCTGTAAGCTGCTGAGGAATCGCTATGAGAGCCGAGACCGGGAGTGGGCCACCTACACCTGCGTGCTGGGCTTCCATGTCTACG GCGTGTGGCCAGATGGCTCGGATGGAACTGACATCAACTCCCTGTGCCGCTCCCACAATGAGCGCGTCGTGGCCGTTGCCGACGACTTCTGCAAAGTGCACCTCTTCCAGTACCCGTGCGCGCACGCCAAG GCGCCGAGCCTCGTGTACGGTGGTCACGGCAGCCACGTGACCAGCGTCCGGTTCACGCACGACGACTCGCACCTCATCTCGCTGGGCGGCAAGGACGCCAGCATCTTCCAGTGGCGAGTGTTGGGCGCTGGGGGCACGGGGCCTGTGCCCACCACGCCCTCTCGAAccccctccctgtcccctgccTCCTCTCTTGACGTCTGA
- the EML3 gene encoding echinoderm microtubule-associated protein-like 3 isoform X2, with the protein MDGAGGPGEGPAQEALQSLSRRLQVQEKEMELVKAALAEALRLLRLQAPPTSLQDPGTLGPPRDSPAAPPGLPPTCSPSLVSRGTQTEAEMEVEASPGPPGLSNGPPAPPGGSEEPSGTQSEGGGSSSSGTGSPGPPGILRLAQPPQRIDAPRRNSSSSSPSERPRQKLSRKAASSANLLLRSGSTESRGGKDSLSSPGGPGSRRSNYNLEGISVKMFLRGRPITMYIPSGIRSVEELPSGPPPETLSLDWVYGYRGRDSRSNLFVLRSGEVVYFIACVVVLYRPGGGPGGPGGGGQRHYRGHTDCVRCLAVHPDGVRVASGQTAGVDKDGKPLQPVVHVWDSETLLKLQEIGLGAFERGVGALAFSVADQGAFLCVVDDSNEHMLSVWDCSRGTKLAEIKSTNDSVLAVGFNPRDSSSIVTSGKSHVHFWNWNGGTGVPGNGMLTRKQGVFGKYKKPKFISCFVFLPDGDILTGDSEGNILTWGRSLSDSRTPGRGGAKETYGIVAQVHAHEGSIFALCLRRDGTVLSGGGRDRRLVQWGPGLVALQEAEIPEHFGAVRAIAEGPGSELLVGTTKNALLRGDLAQGFSPVIQGHTDELWGLCTHPFQNRFLTCGHDRQLCLWDGEGHALAWSIDLKETGLCADFHPSGAVVAVGLNTGRWLVLDTETREIVSDITDGNEQLSVVRYSPDGLYLAIGSHDNMIYIYSVSSDGAKSSRFGRCVGHSSFITHLDWSKDGNFIMSNSGDYEILYWDVAGGCKLLRNRYESRDREWATYTCVLGFHVYGVWPDGSDGTDINSLCRSHNERVVAVADDFCKVHLFQYPCAHAKAPSLVYGGHGSHVTSVRFTHDDSHLISLGGKDASIFQWRVLGAGGTGPVPTTPSRTPSLSPASSLDV; encoded by the exons ATGGACGGGGCCGGGGGGCCCG GTGAGGGCCCGGCTCAGGAGGCCCTGCAGTCCTTGAGCCGGCGGCTTCAggtgcaggagaaggagatggagcTGGTGAAGGCAGCCTTGGCAGAAGCTCTTCGCCTGCTGCGGCTGCAggcaccccccacctccctgcagGACCCTGGCACCCTGGGCCCTCCAAGGGACAG CCCCGCAGCCCCCCCAGGACTGCCACCCACATGCAGCCCCTCCTTGGTGAGCCGAGGCACCCAGACGGAAGCAGAGATGGAGGTGGAAGCATCCCCTGGACCCCCCGGGCTGAGCAAcgggcccccagcccctccgGGGGGCAGTGAAGAACCTAGCGGGACCCAGTCTGAAGGagggggcagcagcagcagtggcacaggctcccccggccccccAGGGATCCTCAGGCTGGCTCAGCCCCCGCAGCGAATTGACGC GCCACGGAGAAATTCTTCCTCCTCGTCGCCCTCAGAACGGCCTCGCCAGAAACTCTCCCGGAAGGCAGCTTCCTCGGCCAACCTGTTGTTGCGGTCAGGGAGCACAGAGAG CCGTGGGGGAAAAGACTCCCTCTCCAGCCCTGGCGGTCCTGGCTCTCGGAGGAGCAATTACAATTTAG AAGGCATCTCAGTGAAGATGTTCCTCCGAGGCCGCCCCATTACCATGTACATCCCGTCTGGCATCCGCAGTGTGGAGGAGCTGCCCAGCGGCCCACCCCCGGAGACCCTCAGCCTTGACTGGGT GTATGGGTACCGGGGTCGTGACTCCCGCTCTAATCTGTTTGTGCTGCGCTCTGGGGAGGTGGTCTACTTTATCGCCTGTGTGGTGGTGCTGTACCGACCCGGGGGGGGCCCCGGGGGCCCTGGAGGTGGTGGTCAGAGGCATTACCGGGGGCACACAGACTGTGTTCGATG CCTGGCTGTTCACCCTGATGGTGTGCGTGTAGCCTCAGGACAGACAGCCGGCGTGGATAAAGATGGAAAG CCCCTGCAGCCTGTGGTTCACGTCTGGGACTCCGAGACGCTGCTGAAGCTGCAGGAGATTGGACTGGGGGCCTTCGAGCGGGGTGTGGGGGCCCTGGCCTTTTCAGTTGCG GATCAGGGCGCTTTCCTCTGTGTGGTGGATGATTCCAACGAGCACATGCTGTCGGTGTGGGACTGCAGCCGGGGCACGAAGCTGGCTGAGATCAAG AGTACAAACGACTCAGTCCTCGCCGTTGGCTTCAACCCTCGTGACAGCAGCAGCATCGTCACCAGTGGGAAATCCCACGTCCACTTCTGGAACTGGAATGGTGGAACAGGGGTTCCTGGGAACGGGATGCTCACCAGGAAACAGGGTGTCTTTGGG AAATACAAGAAGCCCAAGTTTATCTCCTGCTTTGTGTTCCTCCCCGATGGAGACATTCTCACTGGGGACTCAGAGGGGAACATCCTCACCTGGGGGCGGAGCCTCTCCGATTCCAGGACcccaggcaggggtggggccAAAG AGACCTATGGGATTGTGGCCCAGGTCCACGCTCATGAAGGTTCCATCTTCGCCCTGTGTCTCCGGCGGGACGGGACTGTGCTGAGTGGTGGTGGGCGGGACCGCCGGCTGGTCCAGTGGGGGCCCGGGTTGGTGGCCCTTCAGGAGGCGGAG ATTCCTGAACACTTTGGGGCCGTGCGGGCCATTGCAGAGGGGCCTGGCTCTGAGCTGCTGGTGGGCACCACGAAGAATGCGTTGCTGCGGGGAGATCTGGCCCAGGGCTTCTCCCCTGTAATCCAG GGTCACACGGATGAGCTCTGGGGGCTCTGCACACATCCCTTCCAGAACCGTTTCCTCACCTGTGGCCATGACCGGCAGCTCTGCCTCTGGGACGGGGAGGGCCATGCCCTGGCCTGGAGCATCGACCTCAAG gaGACTGGTCTCTGTGCTGACTTCCACCCCAGTGGGGCAGTTGTGGCCGTAGGACTGAAcacagggag GTGGCTGGTTTTGGATACAGAGACCAGAGAGATTGTGTCTGACATCACCGATGGCAATGAGCAGCTATCAGTGGTCCGGTACAGCCCAG ATGGGTTGTACCTGGCCATCGGTTCCCATGACAACATGATCTACATCTATAGCGTTTCCAGTGATGGTGCCAAGTCCAGCCGTTTTGGCCGCTGTGTG GGTCACTCCAGCTTCATCACTCACCTTGACTGGTCCAAGGATGGGAACTTCATCATGTCCAATTCTGGGGACTATGAGATCCTTTACT GGGATGTGGCTGGAGGCTGTAAGCTGCTGAGGAATCGCTATGAGAGCCGAGACCGGGAGTGGGCCACCTACACCTGCGTGCTGGGCTTCCATGTCTACG GCGTGTGGCCAGATGGCTCGGATGGAACTGACATCAACTCCCTGTGCCGCTCCCACAATGAGCGCGTCGTGGCCGTTGCCGACGACTTCTGCAAAGTGCACCTCTTCCAGTACCCGTGCGCGCACGCCAAG GCGCCGAGCCTCGTGTACGGTGGTCACGGCAGCCACGTGACCAGCGTCCGGTTCACGCACGACGACTCGCACCTCATCTCGCTGGGCGGCAAGGACGCCAGCATCTTCCAGTGGCGAGTGTTGGGCGCTGGGGGCACGGGGCCTGTGCCCACCACGCCCTCTCGAAccccctccctgtcccctgccTCCTCTCTTGACGTCTGA
- the ROM1 gene encoding rod outer segment membrane protein 1: MAAPDWPALREGARRPPRPVLTGPPGPVHPAPGLLRAAAAEEEASKPLGPWPGRGEGEAPRGARAREPSHPHGGAVGRGQRAWRGRCGEGAAGSGARRGLGLSPGRSRLPGVGWWGRPGPQRRSTNRPRTRSRQEAREGGRDEGGAGPPGNPSLSGPRGSLRGRGQPSDPPPPQTGPLGPPPSRPFRDPGPRTPWGPGKERGTRGLRPQPLASGGQNRPAPPHFREGAEAGSRNRPFARGRGFPSGAKPKHPELGLAEDPAGGLLRLWREDAQGIGVRVALAQLKPGRADAASCRGQPQPLTALLSLGQRWEMAPVLPLVLPLQPRIRLAQGLWLLSWLLVLVGGLTLLCSGHLLVQLWHLGTFLAPSCPFSALPQVALAASAVALGTGLVSSGASRASLDAEQYPPWRGVLGPLLVAGTAGGGGLLVLALGLALALPGTLDTSLEEGLGSALAHYKDTEVPGRCQAKRLLDELQLRYHCCGRHGYKDWFGIQWVSNRYLDPNDHDVVDRIQSNVEGLYLIDGVPFSCCNPHSPRPCLQSQLSDPHAHPLFDPRQPNLNLWSQGCHEVLLGHLQGLASTLGNTLAVTFLLQTLVLLGLRYLQTALEGLGGVIDGEGEAQGYLFPAGLKDMLKTAWLQGAGPHRPAPGEAPPEEEPPKEGLP, translated from the exons ATGGCAGCGCCAGACTGGCCGGCGCTCCGGGAAGGGGCacgccgcccgccccgccccgtacTCACCGGGCCCCCCGGCCCCGTCCATCCGGCCCCCGGCTTGCTccgagcggcggcggcggaggaggaGGCGTCTAAGCCGCTGGGGCCATggccagggagaggggaaggggaagcACCCCGGGGCGCGCGCGCTAGGGAGCCGAGCCACCCCCACGGGGGCGCTGTCGGGCGCGGGCAAAGGGCCTGGAGGgggcgctgtggggagggggccgCAGGCTCTGGGGCTCGCCGGGGCCTCGGACTCTCCCCGGGCCGCTCTCGGCTcccgggggtggggtggtggggccgTCCCGGGCCCCAGCGCCGCAGCACAAACAGGCCCCGGACGCGGAGCCGCCAGGAAGCGCGGGAGGGGGGGCGGGACGAGGGGGGGGCCGGGCCGCCTGGTAACCCCTCCCTGTCCGGGCCTCGCGGCTCGTTACGGGGGCGGGGCCAACCctctgaccccccccccccacaaacgGGTCCCCTCGGGCCACCGCCCTCCAGGCCCTTCCGGGACCCTGGCCCTCGGACTCCCTGGGGACCCGGGAAGGAGCGCGGGACCCGAGGTCTCCGCCCCCAGCCCCTTGCCTCTGGAGGGCAGAACCGaccagcccctccccacttccGCGAGGGGGCAGAGGCGGGGTCACGAAATCGGCCCTTTGCCCGGGGGCGGGGCTTTCCCTCAGGGGCAAAGCCGAAGCATCCCGAACTGGGACTGGCTGAGGACCCGGCCGGCGGGTTATTAAGGCTGTGGCGAGAGGATGCCCAGGGTATTGGGGTCAGGGTGGCATTAGCCCAGCTCAAGCCGGGCCGGGCTGACGCAGCATCCTGCCGCGGCCAACCCCAGCCCCTGACAGCTCTGCTGTCCCTCGGGCAGAGATGGGAGATGGCGCCGGTGCTGCCCCTGGTCCTGCCCCTCCAGCCCCGCATCCGTCTGGCGCAGGGGCTCTGGCTCCTCTCCTGGCTGCTCGTGCTGGTCGGCGGCCTCACCCTCCTCTGTAGCGGGCACCTCCTGGTCCAGCTGTGGCACCTTGGTACCTTCTTGGCTCCCTCCTGCCCGTTCTCTGCCCTGCCCCAGGTTGCCTTGGCGGCCAGTGCAGTGGCTCTGGGCACAGGACTGGTGAGTTCAGGAGCCAGCCGGGCCAGTCTGGATGCAGAACAATACCCTCCCTGGCGAGGGGTCCTGGGCCCACTGCTGGTGGCTGGCacagcggggggcggggggctcctGGTCCTCGCCCTGGGACTAGCCTTGGCTTTACCTGGGACTCTGGACAccagcctggaggagggcctggggtCTGCCTTGGCTCACTACAAGGACACAGAGGTGCCCGGACGCTGTCAAGCCAAACGGCTGTTGGATGAGCTGCAGCTGAGGTACCACTGCTGCGGCCGACATGGCTACAAGGATTGGTTTGGAATCCAGTGGGTCAGCAACCGTTACCTGGATCCCAATGACCATGACGTGGTTGA CCGGATCCAGAGCAATGTGGAAGGCCTGTATCTGATTGATGgggtccctttctcctgctgtaATCCCCACTCACCCAGACCTTGCCTGCAAAGCCAGCTCTCagacccccacgcccaccccctcTTTGATCCCCGACAGCCCAACCTCAACCTCTGGTCCCAAGGATGCCACGAGGTGTTACTGGGGCATTTGCAGGGGCTGGCAAGCACACTGGGCAACACGCTGGCTGTTACCTTCCTGCTGCAG ACTCTGGTACTTCTGGGCCTGCGGTACCTGCAGACAGCACTGGAGGGGCTCGGAGGAGTCattgatggggagggagaggcccAGGGCTACCTCTTTCCTGCTGGGCTGAAAGACATGCTGAAAACAGCCTGGCTACAGGGAGCCGGGCCCCACAGGCCAGCACCTGGGGAGGCCCCACCAGAAGAGGAACCTCCCAAGGAGGGTCTACCCTGA
- the B3GAT3 gene encoding galactosylgalactosylxylosylprotein 3-beta-glucuronosyltransferase 3, translating into MGPEITQREGGVQTDRKWAQTGAASASSRELIEPSVRRAGHGAGPLQGRGLQAGRRAGGGNPLSPPDPACPGGGGGGAAMKLKLKNVFLAYFLVSIAGLLYALVQLGQPCDCLPPLRAAAEQLRQKDLRISQLQADLRRPPPAPAQPPEPEALPTIYVVTPTYARLVQKAELVRLSQTLSLVPRLHWLLVEDAEGPTPLVSGLLAASGLLFTHLAVLTPKAQRLREGEPGWVRPRGVEQRNRALDWLRSGGGAVGGEKDPPPPGTRGVVYFADDDNTYSRELFEEMRWTRGVSVWPVGLVGGLRFEGPRVQDGRVVGFHTAWEPNRPFPVDMAGFAVALSLLLAKPNARFDATAPRGHLESSLLSHLVDPKDLEPRAANCTRVLVWHTRTEKPKMKQEEQLQRQGRGSDPAVEV; encoded by the exons ATGGGACCGGAAATTACCCAGAGGGAAGGGGGTGTGCAGACTGACCGGAAGTGGGCCCAGACGGGCGCTGCCAGCGCTAGCTCCCGGGAGCTGATCGAGCCGAGCGTGAGGAGGGCGGGACACGGGGCGGGGCCGCTGCAGGGGCGGGGCTTGCAGGCTGGCaggcgggcggggggcgggaaCCCCTTGTCCCCGCCGGACCCCGCCtgccccggcggcggcggcggcggcgcggccatgaagctgaagctgaagaacGTGTTCCTCGCCTACTTCCTGGTGTCGATCGCCGGCCTACTCTACGCGCTGGTGCAGCTCG GCCAGCCATGTGACTGCCTCCCTCCCCTGCGGGCAGCAGCAGAGCAGCTTCGGCAGAAGGATCTGAGGATTTCCCAGCTGCAAGCCGATCTCCGtcgcccaccccctgcccctgcccagccccctgaACCCGAGGCTCTGCCTACTATCTATGTTGTTACCCCCACCTATGCCAG GTTGGTGCAGAAGGCGGAGCTGGTGCGGCTGTCCCAGACCCTGAGCCTGGTGCCCCGGCTGCACTGGCTGCTGGTGGAGGATGCTGAGGGCCCCACCCCATTGGTCTCAGGACTGCTGGCTGCCTCTGGCCTCCTCTTCACACACCTGGCGGTCCTTACCCCCAAGGCCCAGCGGCTCCGGGAGGGTGAGCCAGGCTGGGTTCGGCCCCGAGGTGTAGAGCAACGGAACAGGGCCCTGGACTGGCTCCGGAGCGGAGGGGGTGCTGTTGGGGGAGAGAAGGACCCACCCCCACCAGGTACCCGGGGAGTCGTGTACTTTGCTGACGATGACAACACCTACAGCCGGGAACTCTTTGAGGAG ATGCGCTGGACCCGTGGTGTCTCAGTGTGGCCTGTGGGGCTAGTGGGCGGCCTTCGATTCGAGGGCCCTCGCGTACAGGATGGCCGGGTTGTTGGTTTCCACACGGCCTGGGAGCCCAACAGGCCCTTCCCAGTGGATATGGCGGGATTTGCTGTCGCCCTGTCTTTGCTGTTGGCTAAACCCAATGCCCGGTTTGATGCTACCGCTCCTCGGGGCCATCTGGAGAGCAGTCTCCTGAGCCACCTTGTAGATCCCAAGGACCTGGAGCCACGGGCTGCCAACTGCACTCGG GTTCTGGTGTGGCACACACGGACGGAGAAGCCCAAGATGAAGCAGGAGGAGCAGCTGCAGCGGCAGGGCCGCGGCTCAGACCCAGCTGTCGAGGTGTGA